GCCCGTACAATGTCATCAATAAGGCAAGGCATTGCCCGTACAATGTCATCAATAAGGATAATGTCCTAATTATATTGATTGATGGTGAATTAAATTATTAGATTATAGGAATTGGGTCAGAAAGCAACAAAAATGACAATGACCGTAAAAGAGTTACAAATAATTGAATATGTGTGTCAAACGCATTTGAATATTTATGATTCTCCTAAATGCGATCGCTTGGCAACGCAGGCAGCTAAAGGGCGAAATTTACGGGTAGTGTCGCAAGAAGATGCAGCGATCGCGGTGTGTTTGTGTGAAGACGATTATCCTGGCTGGCTGTTGCGCTCAGATGTTGGGAAATTGCAAGTTGCAACGCAGGCGTATCAAGCTCAGCTTGTGGCAGAAGCAGAAATTAGAACGTTCATACCGCAAGTCATTGCGTTTACTCAGGCGGCGATGCAGCAGCCAAATTATTACCTTTGGGGTGGTAGTGTAGGACCTAATTACGATTGTTCGGGTTTGATACAGGCGGCGTTTGCTTCTGTTGGGGTGTGGTTGCCTAGGGATGCGTATCAGCAAGAGGCGTTTGCACTAGCAATTACGGTAGAGGAAATGATACCAGGAGATTTGGTGTTTTTTGGGGTTGAGAAGGCGACTCATGTCGGGCTTTTTTTAGGAGATGGT
This window of the Chroogloeocystis siderophila 5.2 s.c.1 genome carries:
- a CDS encoding NlpC/P60 family protein — its product is MTVKELQIIEYVCQTHLNIYDSPKCDRLATQAAKGRNLRVVSQEDAAIAVCLCEDDYPGWLLRSDVGKLQVATQAYQAQLVAEAEIRTFIPQVIAFTQAAMQQPNYYLWGGSVGPNYDCSGLIQAAFASVGVWLPRDAYQQEAFALAITVEEMIPGDLVFFGVEKATHVGLFLGDGCYIHSSGEKMGRNGIGIDRLSEQGDAVSRSYYQQLRGAGRVVESYTGARGASSAVREVGCVRRCPPLSKPTVRFPLL